In Streptomyces sp. NBC_01707, a genomic segment contains:
- a CDS encoding SIS domain-containing protein, with protein sequence MSFVEIETASQPECWRRAAELAPSRSAALPAAGERIAVVGCGTSFYMAQAYAALREQSGQGESDAFAASEFPFGRRYDRVVALTRSGTTTEVLDLLGRLRGVTRTVAITADPNTPVMTAADDVVVLDFADEQSVVQTRFATTAFTLLRAHLGLHTDAVVRDAETALAEPLPEGLLDCTQFTFLGRGWTAGLANEAALKMKEASLSWTESYPAMEYRHGPISITTTGTATWMFGAAPEGLDDQVLSTGARWVESGLDPLAELVRVQRLAIARAEAAGIDPDSPRHLTRSVVLADA encoded by the coding sequence GTGTCGTTTGTCGAGATTGAGACAGCAAGCCAGCCGGAGTGCTGGCGTCGCGCCGCCGAGCTGGCACCGAGCCGGTCGGCCGCACTGCCCGCCGCCGGGGAGCGCATCGCCGTCGTCGGCTGCGGCACGTCGTTCTACATGGCTCAGGCATACGCCGCGCTCCGCGAGCAATCCGGTCAGGGCGAGTCCGACGCGTTCGCCGCATCGGAGTTCCCCTTCGGCCGCCGCTACGACCGGGTCGTCGCGCTCACCCGCTCGGGCACCACGACCGAGGTACTGGACCTGCTGGGCCGGCTGCGCGGCGTCACCCGTACCGTCGCGATCACGGCCGACCCGAACACCCCGGTGATGACCGCGGCCGACGATGTCGTCGTGCTCGACTTCGCCGACGAGCAGTCCGTGGTGCAGACCCGGTTCGCCACCACCGCGTTCACTCTGCTCCGCGCCCACCTCGGCCTGCACACCGACGCCGTGGTCCGCGACGCGGAGACCGCGCTCGCCGAGCCGCTGCCCGAAGGCCTGCTGGACTGCACCCAGTTCACCTTCCTCGGCCGGGGCTGGACAGCCGGCCTCGCCAACGAGGCCGCTCTCAAGATGAAGGAGGCGTCGCTGTCCTGGACGGAGTCGTACCCCGCGATGGAGTACCGCCACGGCCCGATCAGCATCACCACCACCGGCACCGCCACCTGGATGTTCGGCGCCGCGCCGGAGGGTCTCGACGACCAGGTGCTGTCGACCGGGGCTCGCTGGGTGGAGAGCGGTCTGGACCCGCTGGCCGAGCTGGTCCGCGTACAGCGCCTGGCGATCGCCCGGGCCGAGGCCGCCGGCATCGACCCGGACAGCCCCCGCCACCTGACCCGCTCGGTGGTCCTCGCGGACGCCTGA
- a CDS encoding acyl-CoA thioester hydrolase/BAAT C-terminal domain-containing protein: protein MVERALTVAHNGVGACEGFLAAPVRGSEAGVLVLAGSSGRIEDERCRILARAGLTALSVRWFGGPGQPPGICEVPLETFESATGLLRSRGAQRIGVLGTSKGAEAALHLSVLDLGVDAVVALSPTSLTWANVGPGRDGRTRPYRSSWTWRGEALPFVPYDDSWTPTGAEGAPVSVLGWYERSRHTFADRVGAAAIPVERSAADLLLVAGADDAIWPSLRSAEELAARRRAAGRPVRLIARADGGHRPRFPGEGPAPVSDRFLYGGSPVADAALGAAAWPYVLDVLRGPGGP from the coding sequence ATGGTCGAGCGCGCGCTCACCGTTGCGCACAACGGTGTCGGCGCGTGCGAGGGGTTCCTCGCTGCGCCGGTGCGGGGCAGCGAGGCCGGTGTCCTCGTCCTTGCCGGGTCGAGCGGCCGGATCGAGGACGAGCGGTGCCGGATCCTGGCCCGGGCGGGCCTGACCGCCCTGTCGGTCCGCTGGTTCGGCGGCCCGGGACAGCCGCCGGGCATCTGTGAAGTCCCGCTGGAGACATTCGAGTCCGCGACCGGACTGCTCCGGTCGCGCGGCGCGCAGCGTATCGGAGTGCTGGGCACCTCCAAGGGCGCGGAGGCCGCCCTGCATCTCTCGGTGCTGGATCTCGGTGTCGATGCCGTGGTGGCGCTCTCCCCCACCTCGCTGACGTGGGCCAATGTCGGCCCCGGCCGCGACGGCAGGACACGGCCGTACCGGTCCTCCTGGACCTGGCGGGGCGAGGCGCTGCCGTTCGTCCCCTATGACGACAGCTGGACGCCGACCGGGGCGGAGGGGGCTCCGGTCAGCGTCCTCGGCTGGTACGAACGCAGTCGGCACACCTTCGCCGACCGTGTCGGGGCAGCGGCGATCCCGGTGGAGCGGTCCGCCGCGGACCTGCTGCTCGTCGCGGGCGCGGACGACGCGATCTGGCCGTCACTGCGCTCCGCCGAGGAACTGGCCGCCCGGCGGCGTGCGGCCGGGCGGCCGGTCCGGCTGATCGCCCGCGCCGACGGCGGGCACCGTCCGCGCTTTCCCGGAGAGGGCCCGGCGCCGGTCTCCGACCGGTTCCTGTACGGCGGTTCGCCCGTCGCCGATGCGGCACTCGGCGCTGCTGCCTGGCCGTACGTACTCGATGTACTGCGGGGGCCGGGCGGCCCCTGA
- a CDS encoding sugar ABC transporter permease encodes MADAPVSAVRSPVPQPRDPDDADSPAGKKRTKARIRQPLRHRLRRDRALLLFCLPGVLYFVLFFYLPLAGNVIAFQDYQPFLGFKQSPFVGLANFTALLSEPEFWSAVSNTLQITAIQLLLYFPAPIALALLLNSLISEKIKRFIQTIVYLPHFLSWVVVVAMFKQVLGGAGSVTTLLMEHGVNIGNVMTDPGTFKLLITAQAIWKDCGWGTIIFLAAIASIDMGQYESAAMDGAGWLRRIWHITLPGIRPVILMLLILRLGDILSVGFEQIILQRDAVGPDASEVMDTYVYFHGVIDGDWGMSTAAGLMKGVIGFALILAANKLAHRFGEQGVYR; translated from the coding sequence ATGGCAGATGCGCCGGTCTCAGCCGTGCGGTCGCCTGTGCCGCAGCCCCGCGACCCGGATGACGCGGACTCACCCGCCGGGAAGAAGCGCACCAAAGCCCGAATACGGCAGCCGCTGCGTCATCGCCTGAGGCGGGACAGAGCCCTCCTGCTGTTCTGCCTGCCGGGCGTCCTGTACTTCGTGCTCTTCTTCTATCTGCCGCTCGCGGGCAACGTCATCGCCTTCCAGGACTACCAGCCGTTCCTGGGCTTCAAGCAGAGCCCGTTCGTCGGCCTCGCCAACTTCACGGCGCTGCTCTCCGAGCCGGAGTTCTGGTCCGCGGTCTCCAACACCCTGCAGATCACCGCGATTCAGCTGCTGCTCTACTTCCCGGCCCCGATCGCCCTGGCGCTGCTGCTCAACTCGCTGATCAGCGAGAAGATCAAGCGGTTCATCCAGACCATCGTCTACCTCCCGCACTTCCTGTCGTGGGTGGTCGTGGTCGCGATGTTCAAGCAGGTGCTCGGCGGCGCGGGTTCGGTCACCACGCTCCTGATGGAGCACGGGGTCAACATCGGCAACGTGATGACGGACCCCGGCACCTTCAAGCTGCTGATCACCGCGCAGGCCATCTGGAAGGACTGCGGCTGGGGCACGATCATCTTCCTGGCAGCGATCGCGTCGATCGACATGGGCCAGTACGAGTCCGCCGCCATGGACGGCGCCGGCTGGCTCCGCAGGATCTGGCACATCACCCTGCCGGGCATCCGGCCGGTGATCCTCATGCTGCTGATCCTGCGGCTCGGCGACATCCTCTCGGTCGGCTTCGAACAGATCATCCTGCAGCGCGACGCGGTCGGCCCGGATGCCTCCGAGGTGATGGACACCTATGTCTACTTCCACGGCGTCATCGACGGCGACTGGGGGATGAGCACGGCCGCCGGTCTGATGAAGGGCGTCATCGGATTCGCCCTGATCCTCGCCGCCAACAAGCTGGCCCACCGCTTCGGTGAGCAGGGAGTGTACCGATGA
- a CDS encoding PA14 domain-containing protein, translated as MNRPRSTTVAAAGAVVLATSGGLLAAAGPASATVTCASPVFKRTFYANTTFSGTPKGTDCDSVIDQNWGTGAPGFKGMPANNFGVRWSTTRDFGSGGPFTFTASSRDGIRVYLDGVRKVDMWKNVATTVSKTVNVTIPSGKHSLRVDFVNWTGAANVKFAYAPRTSATVDKVKPLVPTGTTATYSTATTSTKVSWAKNKEMDLAGYRVYRRLKGTSYPTKPIATTTSTSYTDTTVPKDGNVYYYEVRAYDKAGNASSGTADLGITTVDRTAPAAPKGVEDNWAMGYPTKITLYWDSNTESDLAGYRVYRSTSSPVALTPENRLTGDTLSGGGYTGPLPQTGAIYYYVVTAVDTHGLESAASGAAMYYTRDLTGPVDTALNAQASESEAGVTLTWDASERTSNDFAGYSIFRSRQPRTVAGAQREEVGKAVTGTTFTDAAPPPGVTYYYGVVALDHAGNGGTPSHELTVAVTGNTTAPAPLTGVTATPKKNGVTLSWDASNVPGFDHYRVLRGTLVDGQWTYTPVQDPWTLRPREITETTFHDAVPADGQQARYGVVAIDQYGNQLTPDTGASVVDVTELDLRPTAPPATGAPVTYLSTSPGGRISWGGTGDRNENGSRVSGVAVHRWNPQTETFDLIGVDDSRDGYWWDNTQPAGTTVFYRVTVRYEDGTESGASQTTAVTD; from the coding sequence ATGAACCGACCAAGAAGCACAACGGTCGCCGCCGCAGGCGCCGTCGTGCTCGCCACCTCGGGCGGGCTGCTCGCCGCGGCCGGCCCCGCCTCCGCCACGGTGACCTGCGCGTCACCTGTCTTCAAGCGGACGTTCTACGCGAACACCACCTTCTCCGGGACCCCCAAGGGCACGGACTGCGACTCCGTGATCGACCAGAACTGGGGTACCGGCGCGCCCGGCTTCAAGGGCATGCCCGCCAACAACTTCGGCGTCCGCTGGTCGACGACCCGCGACTTCGGCTCCGGCGGGCCCTTCACGTTCACCGCCTCCTCCCGCGACGGCATACGCGTCTACCTCGACGGCGTCCGCAAGGTCGACATGTGGAAGAACGTCGCCACCACCGTCTCCAAGACCGTCAACGTGACCATCCCGTCGGGGAAGCACAGTCTCCGCGTCGACTTCGTCAACTGGACCGGCGCAGCCAACGTCAAGTTCGCCTATGCTCCCCGCACTTCGGCGACCGTCGACAAGGTCAAGCCGCTCGTCCCGACCGGGACCACCGCCACCTACAGCACGGCGACCACGTCCACGAAGGTCAGCTGGGCCAAGAACAAGGAGATGGACCTCGCCGGGTACCGCGTGTACCGGCGGTTGAAGGGCACCTCCTACCCCACGAAGCCGATCGCGACCACGACGTCCACCTCGTACACCGACACGACCGTCCCGAAGGACGGCAACGTCTACTACTACGAGGTCCGCGCCTACGACAAGGCCGGTAATGCCTCCTCAGGCACCGCCGACCTCGGCATCACCACCGTCGACCGGACCGCCCCCGCCGCCCCGAAGGGCGTCGAGGACAACTGGGCCATGGGCTACCCGACCAAGATCACCCTCTACTGGGACAGCAACACGGAGTCCGACCTCGCCGGCTACCGCGTGTACCGCTCGACGTCCTCACCGGTCGCCCTCACCCCCGAGAACCGGCTGACCGGCGACACGTTGTCCGGCGGCGGTTACACCGGACCCCTGCCGCAGACCGGCGCCATCTACTACTACGTCGTCACAGCGGTCGACACGCACGGCCTGGAGTCGGCGGCCTCGGGCGCGGCGATGTACTACACCCGCGACCTGACGGGCCCGGTCGACACCGCCCTCAACGCGCAGGCCTCGGAGAGCGAGGCGGGCGTCACGCTGACCTGGGACGCCTCCGAGCGGACCAGCAACGACTTCGCGGGCTACTCGATCTTCCGGTCACGCCAGCCGCGCACCGTCGCCGGGGCCCAGCGCGAGGAAGTCGGCAAGGCAGTGACGGGCACCACCTTCACCGACGCCGCCCCGCCGCCCGGCGTCACGTACTACTACGGGGTGGTCGCCCTGGACCACGCAGGGAACGGGGGTACCCCTTCCCACGAGCTCACTGTCGCCGTCACCGGCAACACGACCGCCCCCGCACCGCTCACCGGCGTGACGGCCACGCCGAAGAAGAACGGTGTCACCCTCTCCTGGGACGCGAGCAACGTGCCCGGCTTCGACCACTACCGCGTGCTGCGCGGCACCCTCGTCGACGGGCAGTGGACGTACACCCCGGTGCAGGACCCATGGACCCTGCGGCCGCGGGAGATCACGGAGACGACCTTCCACGACGCGGTGCCGGCCGACGGTCAGCAGGCGCGCTACGGCGTGGTCGCCATCGACCAGTACGGCAACCAACTCACCCCGGACACCGGCGCGAGCGTCGTCGACGTCACCGAGCTGGACCTCCGTCCGACCGCCCCGCCGGCGACCGGCGCTCCGGTCACCTACCTCAGCACGAGCCCCGGCGGCCGGATCTCCTGGGGCGGTACCGGCGACAGGAACGAGAACGGCAGCCGGGTGTCGGGTGTCGCTGTCCACCGTTGGAACCCGCAGACCGAGACCTTCGACCTGATCGGCGTGGACGACTCCCGCGACGGTTACTGGTGGGACAACACCCAGCCGGCCGGCACCACGGTGTTCTACCGCGTCACGGTCCGCTACGAGGACGGCACCGAGTCGGGCGCTTCCCAGACCACCGCCGTGACCGACTGA
- a CDS encoding helix-turn-helix domain-containing protein yields MLETLGLSTIESQVYELLVRTGRTDADRIRHLLRLGAGHVEEAVGGLVDRGMVTTTDDQPAQLIPSPPDIAGEVLLLARMTELTKARGTLDRLADEYRSAPRPDVFSGDMAEIVPDEEVALRYQQIQARARREVVRFDAPPYLVSESVNEVEIEQLAAGVRFRTVYDRLGLEANGSREEVLQYAEAGEHGRVLNHVPVKMVIVDGSTALLAMRSGESCTQPVVHIHPSPLLDALVTLFELVWESALPLHPMAAQPRSELTDDDIELLTLLLSGLTDAGIARQLRMGRRTVQRRVRDLMDRSAATSRIQLGWQAARLGWIAGPTDPVGTIPEDRSPGSGLTEA; encoded by the coding sequence ATGCTGGAGACGCTCGGTCTGAGCACCATCGAGTCGCAGGTGTACGAACTGCTCGTTCGGACAGGACGTACCGATGCGGACCGGATCCGGCACCTTCTCCGCCTCGGTGCCGGGCATGTCGAGGAGGCGGTAGGCGGACTGGTCGACCGGGGGATGGTGACGACCACCGACGATCAGCCCGCACAGCTGATTCCGTCCCCTCCGGACATAGCGGGGGAGGTGCTGCTCCTGGCGCGGATGACGGAGCTGACGAAGGCCCGCGGAACTCTGGACCGGCTCGCGGACGAGTACCGCAGTGCGCCCCGCCCGGACGTCTTCTCGGGGGACATGGCCGAGATCGTCCCCGACGAGGAGGTGGCGCTGCGTTACCAGCAGATCCAGGCCCGGGCCCGCAGGGAGGTCGTACGGTTCGACGCCCCGCCGTACCTGGTGTCCGAAAGCGTCAACGAGGTCGAGATCGAACAGCTGGCGGCGGGGGTGAGGTTCCGGACCGTCTACGACCGGCTGGGGCTGGAGGCGAACGGGTCGCGAGAGGAGGTCCTTCAGTACGCGGAGGCGGGGGAGCATGGCCGGGTTCTGAATCATGTGCCGGTCAAGATGGTCATCGTCGACGGCTCGACGGCCCTGCTTGCGATGCGCTCGGGCGAATCGTGTACACAGCCGGTCGTCCACATCCACCCAAGTCCGCTGCTGGACGCGCTGGTCACGCTGTTCGAGCTGGTGTGGGAGTCCGCACTGCCCCTGCACCCCATGGCCGCCCAGCCACGCAGCGAACTGACGGACGACGACATCGAGCTGCTGACGCTGTTGCTCTCGGGACTGACCGACGCCGGTATCGCCCGGCAGCTGAGAATGGGCCGACGGACCGTTCAGCGCCGGGTGCGGGATCTGATGGACCGTTCCGCTGCCACCAGCCGGATCCAACTCGGATGGCAGGCAGCCCGGTTGGGGTGGATCGCCGGGCCGACGGACCCGGTGGGGACCATCCCGGAGGACAGAAGTCCGGGCAGCGGCCTGACGGAGGCCTGA
- a CDS encoding DeoR/GlpR family DNA-binding transcription regulator, whose protein sequence is MSRDARWNALLELVGKHGRVEVEDAATTLDVSAATIRRDLDQLAEQQLLTRTRGGAVAHGVSYELALRYKTGRHAPEKQAIGRAVSELVAVGEVVGLTGGTTITEVARSLAVRSDLVGDTGPGVGGQPTLTVVTNALNIANELVIRPQIKIVVTGGVARPQSYELTGPLASGVLGEITLDVAVLGVNAIDTERGAYVHHEGEASINRLLAEQAQRVVVAADSSKIGKRAFARVCDLGQVDFLVTDTGITPEAKARFTEAGVTVIAV, encoded by the coding sequence TTGTCCAGGGATGCCCGGTGGAACGCGCTGCTGGAGCTGGTCGGGAAGCACGGCAGGGTGGAGGTCGAGGACGCCGCGACGACGCTGGATGTTTCGGCCGCGACCATCCGCCGTGACCTGGACCAGCTCGCCGAGCAGCAGCTGCTCACCCGTACCCGCGGTGGTGCCGTCGCGCACGGGGTCTCGTACGAGCTGGCGCTGCGCTACAAGACGGGACGCCACGCCCCGGAGAAGCAGGCCATCGGCCGCGCCGTGTCCGAACTCGTCGCCGTGGGTGAAGTGGTGGGACTGACCGGCGGCACCACGATCACCGAGGTCGCCCGCTCGCTGGCCGTGCGCTCCGACCTCGTCGGTGACACCGGCCCCGGGGTCGGCGGCCAGCCGACGCTGACGGTGGTGACCAACGCCCTCAACATCGCCAATGAACTGGTCATCCGGCCGCAGATAAAGATCGTGGTGACCGGAGGTGTGGCCCGTCCCCAGTCGTACGAGCTCACCGGCCCGCTGGCCAGCGGAGTGCTGGGAGAAATCACCCTGGACGTCGCCGTACTGGGCGTCAATGCGATCGACACCGAGCGCGGGGCGTACGTCCACCACGAGGGCGAGGCGAGCATCAACAGGCTGCTCGCCGAGCAGGCGCAGCGCGTGGTCGTGGCCGCCGACTCCTCGAAGATCGGCAAGCGGGCCTTCGCCCGGGTCTGCGATCTCGGCCAGGTCGATTTCCTGGTCACCGACACCGGCATCACCCCCGAGGCGAAAGCCCGCTTCACCGAGGCAGGTGTCACCGTCATCGCTGTGTGA
- a CDS encoding carbohydrate ABC transporter permease, which produces MSQQTFANRLRTAGSGRRVTLRGRASSSRPPWMERPHWYGQGAKAAALAVLTVIVLYPFVLAIGTSLAGREELNANGGYVLLPKHPTLEAYRVILSGGVVTQAAVVSIFITLIGTALSLACTVLIAYGTSRPGTVLGKPILLLVLGTFLFAPGIIPTYLAVQQFQLLDTYASLILPVLLNAFNIVVVRSFFQSIPEELYDAARIDGAGEVTVLFRIVLPLSKAVLAVVGLFYAVGYWNSFFNAVLYLNDSGKFPIQVILRSYVLNGQSINAQAMGVHAIPPATSLQMAVLIIAIVPIFCVYPFLQKFFVKGVLTGAIKG; this is translated from the coding sequence ATGAGTCAGCAGACCTTCGCGAACCGGTTGCGCACCGCCGGATCCGGCCGGCGCGTCACCCTCCGCGGCCGCGCGTCGTCCAGCCGTCCGCCGTGGATGGAGCGTCCGCACTGGTACGGACAGGGAGCGAAGGCAGCGGCGCTCGCCGTCCTGACCGTGATCGTGCTCTACCCGTTCGTCCTGGCCATCGGCACCAGCCTGGCCGGCCGCGAAGAACTCAACGCCAACGGCGGCTACGTCCTGCTGCCGAAGCACCCGACGTTGGAGGCGTACCGGGTCATCCTCTCCGGCGGTGTCGTCACCCAGGCCGCGGTGGTCTCCATCTTCATCACGCTGATCGGTACTGCGCTCAGCCTGGCGTGCACGGTGCTGATCGCGTACGGCACCTCGCGTCCCGGCACCGTCCTCGGCAAGCCGATCCTGCTGCTGGTACTGGGCACCTTCCTCTTCGCCCCCGGAATCATCCCGACGTACTTGGCGGTCCAGCAGTTCCAACTGCTCGACACCTACGCCTCGCTGATCCTTCCCGTACTTCTCAACGCGTTCAACATCGTGGTCGTCCGCTCCTTCTTCCAGAGCATTCCCGAGGAGCTGTACGACGCCGCGCGGATCGACGGCGCGGGCGAGGTGACCGTCCTCTTCCGGATCGTCCTCCCGCTCTCCAAGGCCGTCCTCGCCGTCGTCGGCCTCTTCTACGCGGTCGGCTACTGGAACAGCTTCTTCAACGCGGTGCTCTACCTCAACGACTCGGGCAAGTTCCCCATCCAGGTGATCCTGCGCTCGTACGTCCTGAACGGCCAGAGCATCAACGCACAGGCCATGGGCGTGCATGCGATTCCGCCCGCGACCTCGCTGCAGATGGCCGTACTGATCATCGCGATCGTGCCCATCTTCTGCGTCTACCCCTTCCTGCAGAAGTTCTTCGTCAAGGGCGTTCTCACCGGGGCGATCAAGGGCTGA